From Rhodococcus sp. B7740:
TTCGTGACCGGGCTCCCTTTGGTGCCGGTCGTGTTGGGAATCTACATGGTCTTTCGTATCAAAGCGGACTTCGATCTCACCGTCGAGGGCAGCTTCGTCACAGGCGGGGCAGTGTGTGCAATCAGTCTCGGCAACGGCGTCGAGGCCTGGGTGGCAATACTGTTCGGAGTCGTTGCCGCCGCTGCAGCAGGGTTCGTCACGTCGATTCTTCACTTGCTACTGAAGATTCCAGTTCTGCTCGCGGGACTCATCATGAGCATCGGACTGTTCAGCGTCAATCTGCACATCCTCGGCCAGCCCACCGTCTCCTTGGCGCTGGACGAGACGATCTTCAGCCCGTTCGACTCCTTCGACGCCGGAGCTGCAGATCTGGCAACGATCGCGCTGATGGGTACGGTCATAGCACTGACAATGGCCGCCTTCGCTCTGTTCCTCAAAACCGAAACGGGTCTCGCCCTCCGCGCGACCGGCGACAACAACAGGATGTCGCGCAGCCAGGGCGTCAACGACAAGTTCATGACCGTCCTGACATTGGTCATCGCGAACGGGCTGGCAGGCCTCGGAGCCGGATTGGCCGTGCAGCACCAGAGTTACGCCGACGTCAACATGGGACTGGGGACGTTCGTCGCCGGCGTAGGCGCAGTACTGCTGGGCGAGCTGATGTTTCGTCCATCCGGCTCGAAGCTTCTGCGTATTGTGCTGGCCGTTGTCGTCGGCACCCTCGCCTACCGTTTGATTCTCGTCGCCTCGCTCCGTTTCGGCTTGCCTGCAAGCGATCTCAAGGGCGTTATGGCACTGACCCTCGTGGTGGCCATTGCCTTCGAACGCTATATGGGGCCCGTCGCCGGCCGATTCCGCGTCAGACGAGAACCGGTCCCACCGGCCGCCCGAACCCGAGAGAAGGTCAACTGATGCTCGAACTGCACGATATCCATCTTCGATACAACCGCGGCAGCGCCGACGAAGTCCGTGCACTGCAGGGACTTTCCGTCACTATCCCCGATCGCCAGTTTGCGACAGTCGTCGGGACGAACGGTGCCGGAAAGTCCAGCCTGATCCAGGTTCTGTCCGGCTCCGCGCGGCCCACCTCCGGGAAGGTGATCCTGAACGGCCGCGACGTCACCAAGCTGCCCGACTATCGACGAGCAGGCTTGGTCACCCGTGTGTTCGATGACCCCCGCGCGGGCACAGCACCCGGTTTGTCCATCGAGGACAACCTGGCACTGGCCCTGACCAGGGGACGACGGCGT
This genomic window contains:
- a CDS encoding ABC transporter permease → MDRILLDMFVTGLPLVPVVLGIYMVFRIKADFDLTVEGSFVTGGAVCAISLGNGVEAWVAILFGVVAAAAAGFVTSILHLLLKIPVLLAGLIMSIGLFSVNLHILGQPTVSLALDETIFSPFDSFDAGAADLATIALMGTVIALTMAAFALFLKTETGLALRATGDNNRMSRSQGVNDKFMTVLTLVIANGLAGLGAGLAVQHQSYADVNMGLGTFVAGVGAVLLGELMFRPSGSKLLRIVLAVVVGTLAYRLILVASLRFGLPASDLKGVMALTLVVAIAFERYMGPVAGRFRVRREPVPPAARTREKVN